The Sulfurimonas sp. HSL3-2 genome segment TTATGATGAAAAAGTTTACAGTTTCGTAAACAATATTCGTACTCCAAACGGTGGAACACACGAAGCTGGTTTCCGTGCTGCACTTACACGTGTTATCTCTAACTACAACACAAAAAATGGAAACGCAAAAGAGAAAGATGTAAAAATAAGCGGTGAAGATGCTTCTGAGGGACTTATCGCTATTGTCTCTGCTCGTGTTCCTGAACCTCAGTTCGAAGGTCAGACGAAAGGGAAACTCGGAAATACTTATGTAAGACCGTTAGTTCAAAAAGCGACATACGAAAAACTGAGTAAATACTTTGAAGAAAATCCTATCGAAGCAAAAGCGATAGTCCAAAAATCTCTTTTAGCTGCGAAGGGTCGTGAAGCTGCTAAAAAAGCACGTGATCTTACTCGTAGAAAAGATTCTATGAGTGTCGGAACACTTCCCGGTAAACTTGCAGATTGTCAAAGTAAAGATGCTACAATATCTGAACTTTACCTGGTGGAAGGGGATTCTGCGGGCGGTTCTGCAAAACAGGGGCGTGATCGTGTTTTCCAAGCGATATTGCCACTTAAAGGTAAGATCCTTAACGTTGAAAAAGCAAGACTAGACAAGATATTAAAATCTGAAGAGATCACAAATATGATCACAGCTTTAGGATGCGGTATTGGTGATGAGTACAATGAAGAAAAACTTCGTTATCACAAGATCATTATCATGACCGATGCGGACGTCGACGGTTCACATATCCAGACACTATTGCTTACGTTCTTCTTCCGTCATTTCCGTCATATTGTAGAAAACGGCTATCTGTATCTTGCACAGCCACCTCTTTACAGATACAAAAAAGGAAAAAAAGAGATCTACTTTAAAGATGACAGACATATGAACGACTTCCTGATCGAAAACGGTGTCGAATCTTATCCGGTAGAAGGGATCGGTCAAAACGACCTTATCTCATTCTTTAAGATGGTCGATCACTATAAGACATCTTTAGATGCTCTTGAGCGCAGATATGCTCTGATCGATCTTATCCGTTATTTTATTGAGAACCCGGATATTATCGGAGTGCCTTATAAAGAGATGTTCGAAAAAGTAAAAGCATTCTTAGAAGCAAATAACAATAACTTACTGACATATACTGTTTCAGATGAGCAGATACATATCTTTGTTCAGACACAAGGCGGTATGGAAGAGTTAGTTATTAATGATGATCTGTTTACAGCTCCTCACTTTAATGAAGCAAACTACATCTACCAAAAGATCAAAGAGTGGGATCTTAAACTTGAAGGCGATCTGATTAAGATCTTAGAAGAGGTAAAAGATTTCGCTAAAAAAGGTTCATATATCCAACGTTATAAAGGTCTAGGTGAGATGAACCCTGAACAGTTATGGGAAACGACTATGACTCCTGAAAATAGAGTTCTTTTACGTGTGGCGATCGAAGATGCCGAACTGGCTTCTGATACATTTACACTATTTATGGGCGATGAAGTAGAACCGCGCCGTAACTATATTGAGACACACGCTAAAGATGTTAAGCATCTAGACGTGTAATAACATACGTTATGATATTACCTGAAAAAAAAGAGAGGGAAAATAGATTTAAACTAGCCCTGAGAATGGGCCTTCCTATCTTTTTTCTAGGGCTTTTGTCTATTTTTATTTTTTTAAATCAACCTGCTAAAGACATAACATCATCTTTTTATATTGGCGCAACACTTATACTTGCGATCATGATATATTTCTTTTTATACATGATATATAGAGGATTTGATGAACGTATAACAGATCCGATAACAAATACGTTTACACGTGAATATATGTATAAGTACTTAAAAAAAGAGATCTTAAAAGAGAACTATACAGTTATGTTGGTCTCAATAGAAAACCTTCATTCGATAAATGAGACTTACGGAATAAAAAACGGGGATATAGTACTAAA includes the following:
- the gyrB gene encoding DNA topoisomerase (ATP-hydrolyzing) subunit B, encoding MEQNYGAGNIKVLKGLEAVRKRPGMYIGDTGHRGLHHLVYEVIDNSIDEAMAGYCDTITVELTKAGTARISDNGRGIPTGMHPTEGMSAATVVLTVLHAGGKFDKDTYKVSGGLHGVGVSVVNALSADLKMTIHRDGQTHYQEFKSGIPQKELEVIGTTRKHGTTIEFFPDSTIFTETITFEYDYLARRFKELAYLNPKIKIIFIDERDDRKEEYHFEGGITQFVEDLNKKEKVASVYEFNEKIEDIEVDIAFMYNDTYDEKVYSFVNNIRTPNGGTHEAGFRAALTRVISNYNTKNGNAKEKDVKISGEDASEGLIAIVSARVPEPQFEGQTKGKLGNTYVRPLVQKATYEKLSKYFEENPIEAKAIVQKSLLAAKGREAAKKARDLTRRKDSMSVGTLPGKLADCQSKDATISELYLVEGDSAGGSAKQGRDRVFQAILPLKGKILNVEKARLDKILKSEEITNMITALGCGIGDEYNEEKLRYHKIIIMTDADVDGSHIQTLLLTFFFRHFRHIVENGYLYLAQPPLYRYKKGKKEIYFKDDRHMNDFLIENGVESYPVEGIGQNDLISFFKMVDHYKTSLDALERRYALIDLIRYFIENPDIIGVPYKEMFEKVKAFLEANNNNLLTYTVSDEQIHIFVQTQGGMEELVINDDLFTAPHFNEANYIYQKIKEWDLKLEGDLIKILEEVKDFAKKGSYIQRYKGLGEMNPEQLWETTMTPENRVLLRVAIEDAELASDTFTLFMGDEVEPRRNYIETHAKDVKHLDV